In Cololabis saira isolate AMF1-May2022 chromosome 4, fColSai1.1, whole genome shotgun sequence, one DNA window encodes the following:
- the LOC133442612 gene encoding zinc finger protein 501-like, translating into MHRCEAVHVKPFMCDLLLMFLFLQVKPFMWVFLRRKSLRGAPDRPHRGAAVPLPALRETLLHRQQPAGAPALALGRAGRTRAASAARPSSAGWGLLQHQVVHSGKKPFTCHVCGLGFGLKYNLQRHLHLHNGDKPFRCDQCGEGFSGTWALKNHMLVHGVEKPFMCDLCGKTFFYNCQLQKHQQLAHCSPDRRGAGRAAGRRRGAAAAKPFACKSCPKTFSSGSALKTHEKIHDQDQRFSCDACGKSFTQRHLLLSHRRLHGGERPHACGVCGKAFLLASQLKQHELLHSGEKPYRCQTCGKEFRRPQNYHRHQLVHTGEKPYQCSVCSRRFRQSNQLKSHMQIHTGVKLYGCRRCQLGFSDSRQLKKHRCGGPGGGAGGRPAGGRPAGGRPGGRPGGRPGGRPGGRPGGGTGGRPRPGGQLLDDSRLGEFVLMKMKVKVEQPDLQTKDQD; encoded by the exons GTGAAGCCGTTCATGTGCGACCTGttgctgatgtttttgtttctgcAG GTGAAGCCGTTCATGT GGGTTTTCCTGCGCAGGAAGAGCCTGCGGGGAGCACCAGACCGTCCACACCGGGGCGCGGCCGTTCCCCTGCCCGCTCTGCGGGAAACGCTTCTCCACCGCCAGCAACCTGCGGGCGCACCGGCGCTCGCACTCGGACGAGCGGGCCGCACCCGTGCAGCGTCTGCGGCAAGGCCTTCAAGTGCCGGGTGGGGGCTGCTGCAGCACCAGGtggtgcattctgggaaaaAACCCTTCACCTGCCACGTCTGCGGCCTCGGCTTCGGCCTCAAGTACAACCTGCAGagacacctgcacctgcacaaCGGGGACAAGCCCTTCAG gTGCGACCAGTGTGGCGAGGGTTTCTCGGGGACGTGGGCGCTGAAGAACCACATGTTGGTCCACGGCGTGGAGAAGCCGTTCATGTGCGACCTGTGTGGGAAGACGTTCTTCTACAACTGCCAGCTGCAGAAGCACCAGCAGCTGGCCCACTGCAGCCCGGACCGGCGGGGGGCGGGCCGCGCGGCGGGCCGGCGCCGCGGCGCAGCCGCCGCCAAGCCGTTCGCCTGCAAGTCCTGCCCCAAGACCTTCAGCAGCGGCAGCGCGCTGAAGACGCACGAGAAGATCCACGACCAGGACCAGCGCTTCTCCTGCGACGCCTGCGGCAAGAGCTTCACGCAGCGGCACCTGCTGCTGAGCCACCGGCGGCTGCACGGCGGCGAGCGGCCGCACGCCTGCGGCGTCTGCGGCAAAGCCTTCCTGCTGGCGTCGCAGCTGAAGCAGCACGAGCTGCTGCACTCGGGCGAGAAGCCGTACCGCTGCCAGACCTGCGGCAAGGAGTTCCGTCGGCCGCAGAACTACCACCGGCACCAGCTggtgcacacgggcgagaagccgtaCCAGTGCAGCGTCTGCAGCCGCCGCTTCCGCCAGTCCAACCAGCTCAAGTCGCACATGCAGATCCACACGGGCGTCAAGCTGTACGGCTGCCGCCGCTGCCAGCTCGGCTTCTCCGACTCCCGCCAGCTCAAGAAGCACCGCTGTGGCggcccgggggggggggccggagGACGGCCCGCTGGGGGACGGCCCGCTGGGGGACGGCCCGGGGGACGGCCCGGGGGACGGCCCGGGGGACGGCCCGGAGGACGGCCCGGAGGGGGGACTGGGGGGCGGCCCAGGCCTGGAGGGCAGCTC CTGGACGACTCAAGACTCGGGGAGTTTGTCctgatgaagatgaaggtgaAGGTGGAGCAGCCGGATCTTCAGACTAAAGACCAAGACTAA
- the rnf168 gene encoding E3 ubiquitin-protein ligase rnf168 — translation MAPESRKDESPEDGMSLEDALCPVCLEIYLEPVTLPCTHTFCKDCFLESVDKSTLCCPLCRKRVSTWARIHSRNRTLVNQNLWDRIQTRFPLQCQRRLSGQEADEDARRPACVPRVSLPGELRREYEDQVTKLQQEQQHMLQDQQKASEELIQKLLQEEDQLLEDERKRREEDEQLAQRLSDELNPPPPPPPPCPETLRLVEVKKKKEVTIGQMDRFLIPRAPRAPSLPRLDYYGPQLEVEVSLGAVEVHLGNHLVPQVGEEVHLGNHLVPQVGEEVHLGNHLVPQVGEEVCLGEQEEEEEVHLGGHLISTKRKTWESPEEEQGGASKRLLMLRSSEEQEDRRLQERLQQEQLQLQDQEQLQDQEQLQQQKQLQRQQQEQAGLQEELQQVQLQRQDQEQADLRLAQLLQKQLNREERQKATDRRKGSSDAYLLRHKQGSSRLHGARTSRRSSSSSLSSSSSSSSSPSSSSSSSSSSPSSRRGRKQLTLTDMFSSLS, via the exons ATGGCTCCAGAGTCCCGGAAGGACGAGTCCCCCGAGGACGGGATGTCCCTGGAAGACGCTCTCTGTCCCGTCTGCCTGGAGATTTACCTGGAACCGGTCACGCTGCCCTGCACACACACCTTCTGCAAG GACTGCTTCCTGGAGTCCGTGGACAAGTCCACCCTGTGCTGTCCTCTGTGCAGGAAACGGGTCTCCACCTGGGCCCGGATCCACAGCAGGAACCGGACCCTGGTGAACCAGAACCTCTGGGACCGGATCCAGACCCGCTTCCCCCTGCAGTGTCAGCGCCGGCTGAGCGGCCAGGAGGCCGACGAGGACGCCCGGAGACCAG cttgtGTTCCCAGGGTGAGCCTGCCCGGAGAGCTGAGGAGAGAATACGAGGATCAGGTGACCAAA ttgcagcaggagcagcagcacaTGCTGCAGGACCAGCAGAAAGCCAGCGAGGAGCTGATCCAGAAACTCCTCCAGGAGGAAgatcagctgctggaggacgagaggaagaggagggaggaAGACGAGCAGCTGGCCCAACGGCTCAGTGATGAACTG aaccctcctcctcctcctcctcctccgtgtcCGGAGACGCTGCGTCTGGTGgaggtgaagaagaagaaggaggtgACGATCGGCCAGATGGACCG GTTCCTGATTCCTCGAGCTCCTCGAGCTCCGTCCCTCCCCCGGCTGGACTACTACGGCCCCCAGCTGGAGGTGGAGGTCAGCCTGGGGGCCGTGGAGGTGCACCTGGGGAATCACCTGGTCCCTCAGGTGGGGGAGGAGGTGCACCTGGGGAATCACCTGGTCCCTCAGGTGGGGGAGGAGGTGCACCTGGGGAATCACCTGGTCCCTCAGGTGGGGGAGGAGGTCTGCCTgggggagcaggaggaggaggaggaggttcacCTGGGGGGTCACCTGATCTCCACCAAGAGGAAGACCTGGGAGTCTCCGGAGGAGGAGCAGGGCGGAGCCTCCAAGCGGCTGCTGATGCTCCGCTCCtcggaggagcaggaggaccGGCGTCTGCAGGAGAGACTccagcaggagcagctgcagctgcaggaccaggagcagctgcaggaccaggagcagctgcagcagcagaaacagctgcagaggcagcagcaggagcaggcAGGCCTGCAGGAGGAGCTACAGCAGGTGCAGCTGCAGAGGCAGGACCAGGAGCAGGCGGACCTGCGTCTGGCTCAGCTGCTGCAGAAGCAGCTGAaccgggaggagagacagaAGGCCACGGACCGGAGGAAAGGTTCCTCCGACGCCTACCTGCTCCGGCACAAGCAGGGAAGCTCACGCCTCCACGGCGCCAGGACCTCCAGGaggtcctcgtcctcctccctgtcctcctcctcctcctcctcctcttctccctcctcttcctcctcttcctcctcctcctccccctcctccaggAGAGGCCGTAAACAGCTGACTCTCACCGACATGTTCTCCAGTCTGAGCTGA